In Pseudomonadota bacterium, a genomic segment contains:
- a CDS encoding DsbE family thiol:disulfide interchange protein: protein MRYAVPLLVFLAMSVFLALGLGQDPEYVPSPFIGKAVPPFTLESLDDPLQTVSTSDFKGKAFVINVWGSWCPACYDEHPYLLEYAQQGELPIVGLNWKDTREDARNWLARLGDPYVVNAYDPVGDAGINLGVYGAPESFLVSAEGVVLHKHVGPLTPAIWQAEFLSRVSAL from the coding sequence ATGCGTTACGCGGTGCCGCTTCTGGTCTTTTTAGCGATGAGCGTGTTTCTGGCATTGGGGCTCGGTCAGGATCCTGAATACGTGCCGTCGCCGTTTATAGGCAAAGCGGTGCCCCCATTCACTCTCGAGTCGCTCGATGATCCGTTGCAGACGGTCTCCACGTCGGACTTTAAGGGCAAGGCCTTTGTCATCAATGTGTGGGGTTCTTGGTGTCCAGCCTGCTACGACGAGCACCCCTATCTGTTGGAATACGCACAACAGGGTGAATTACCCATTGTGGGACTCAATTGGAAAGACACGCGTGAGGACGCACGAAATTGGCTGGCTCGGCTCGGCGATCCGTATGTGGTCAATGCCTACGACCCGGTAGGTGACGCCGGCATTAATCTCGGCGTTTACGGCGCCCCGGAGTCATTCTTGGTCAGTGCGGAAGGTGTGGTTTTACACAAGCATGTGGGACCTTTAACACCGGCTATTTGGCAGGCCGAGTTTTTGTCAAGGGTGAGCGCGCTGTGA
- a CDS encoding heme lyase CcmF/NrfE family subunit: protein MIPELGHIALILCLMLAVAQMVFGYAGAWANRASWMAVVKPAAIGQMVFATLSFATLVAAFLADDFTVSYVASNSNTALPTLYKVAAVWGAHEGSLLLWVLIQSGWTCAVALGSNRLPDVFSSRVIATLGFVSVGFLLFILLTSNPFWRLMPGAFEGRDLNPLLQDPGLAIHPPMLYLGYVGFSVAFAFAIAAMMSGDVASQWARWTRPWTTLAWLFLTIGIALGSWWAYYELGWGGWWFWDAVENASFMPWLIGTALIHSLAVTDKRGLFKSWTLLLSILAFSLSLLGTFLVRSGVLVSVHAFANDPERGFFILLFLGVVVCSALLLYAFRAGRFVEDGQFDLVSRETALLVNNVLLVSAAFVVLFGTLYPLINDALSLPKVSVGEPWFNAYFVPLALVLMVFLGAGMHTVWRVNNVAALIRRLRMPALVAIVGAVVIPLIIYQRTSVMVILGATTALWVLLSSLGEVVASWRGGRRLPRAVAGMLVAHIGVALSVAGVTFTSAYSDQRDVALKIGESYDLQHYTFTLQSVGTVQGPNYTAEEAVVGVQHKGQPLTELRPQKRQYLVQKSPMTESDIHPRLRRDVYVAMGDDLGGGSYSLRLQIKPMVRFIWLGALIMSLGGLLAMTDRRYFRERQTSAASVIV, encoded by the coding sequence GTGATTCCAGAGCTTGGACATATCGCGCTGATTTTGTGTTTGATGTTGGCGGTCGCGCAGATGGTGTTCGGCTATGCCGGCGCCTGGGCGAATCGTGCGAGCTGGATGGCCGTCGTCAAACCGGCCGCAATCGGTCAAATGGTCTTCGCCACGCTATCGTTTGCTACGTTAGTTGCCGCGTTTCTCGCCGATGACTTTACCGTCTCTTATGTCGCCAGTAACTCAAATACCGCGTTGCCCACCCTGTACAAAGTGGCGGCTGTTTGGGGTGCTCACGAAGGATCGTTGCTGTTGTGGGTGCTCATCCAAAGTGGCTGGACGTGTGCGGTTGCGCTCGGTAGCAACCGGCTGCCGGATGTCTTTTCCTCGCGTGTGATCGCGACGCTGGGATTTGTCAGCGTGGGCTTTTTACTCTTTATTCTGCTCACGTCAAATCCGTTTTGGCGTCTTATGCCCGGCGCGTTCGAAGGGCGCGACCTAAATCCGTTATTACAAGACCCTGGACTCGCCATTCACCCGCCGATGCTCTACCTGGGCTACGTTGGGTTTTCAGTGGCGTTTGCGTTCGCCATCGCCGCCATGATGAGCGGTGACGTCGCGTCTCAATGGGCGCGTTGGACGCGACCATGGACTACGCTCGCATGGCTATTCCTTACCATTGGCATCGCGTTGGGCAGTTGGTGGGCGTACTACGAGCTGGGTTGGGGCGGATGGTGGTTCTGGGATGCGGTGGAGAACGCCTCGTTTATGCCCTGGCTAATTGGCACAGCGCTTATCCATTCATTGGCCGTCACCGACAAGCGCGGTCTGTTTAAAAGTTGGACACTGCTGCTATCAATTCTGGCATTTTCGCTATCTCTGCTCGGCACATTTTTGGTGCGATCCGGTGTCCTCGTGTCCGTGCATGCTTTTGCCAATGACCCTGAACGTGGATTTTTTATTCTGCTGTTTCTCGGTGTCGTGGTGTGCAGTGCGCTTTTGCTGTATGCGTTTCGCGCGGGTCGCTTTGTTGAGGATGGGCAATTTGATTTGGTATCGCGAGAAACGGCCCTGTTGGTGAACAATGTATTGCTCGTCAGTGCCGCGTTTGTCGTGCTGTTTGGCACGCTCTATCCGTTGATTAACGATGCGTTGTCGCTGCCCAAGGTGTCGGTGGGAGAGCCTTGGTTTAACGCGTATTTTGTGCCATTAGCGCTCGTCCTGATGGTTTTCCTCGGTGCGGGAATGCACACCGTGTGGCGGGTGAATAATGTCGCGGCACTGATTCGTCGGCTCCGTATGCCGGCGCTTGTGGCGATCGTCGGCGCGGTTGTGATACCGCTGATCATCTATCAACGCACGTCAGTAATGGTCATTCTCGGTGCAACCACGGCCTTATGGGTGCTGCTGTCGAGCCTTGGCGAGGTGGTGGCGAGCTGGCGCGGCGGCCGTCGGCTGCCGCGCGCTGTGGCTGGCATGTTGGTCGCGCATATCGGTGTCGCGCTCAGCGTGGCGGGCGTGACCTTTACGTCGGCCTACAGCGATCAGCGTGATGTGGCGCTAAAGATCGGCGAGTCGTATGACTTGCAACACTATACGTTCACACTTCAATCGGTCGGCACCGTTCAGGGTCCTAACTATACGGCGGAGGAAGCCGTGGTGGGTGTGCAGCACAAGGGGCAGCCCTTAACGGAACTGCGTCCACAGAAACGTCAGTACTTGGTGCAAAAGTCGCCGATGACAGAGTCCGATATTCACCCCCGGTTGCGTCGGGATGTGTATGTGGCGATGGGTGACGACCTCGGTGGTGGTTCGTATAGCTTGCGTCTTCAGATCAAACCGATGGTGCGCTTTATTTGGCTCGGTGCACTGATCATGTCACTCGGCGGATTGCTGGCCATGACCGATCGACGATATTTTCGCGAGCGACAAACCTCGGCGGCGAGTGTGATTGTCTGA
- the ccmE gene encoding cytochrome c maturation protein CcmE — MTPRSNRMMSVIVLLVGVSLATVFGLRGCEDLKFYFFDPSQIAAGEVDTAQPFRLGGMVKEGSFERTPESLDIRFVVTDFAHDVTVRYTGLLPDLFREGQGVVATGQLNADGVFEAETILAKHDENYMPPEVADALKVQHNNDDGAK; from the coding sequence ATGACACCTCGAAGCAATCGTATGATGAGTGTGATCGTCTTATTGGTCGGCGTCTCCTTGGCGACGGTGTTCGGTCTGCGGGGTTGCGAAGATCTCAAGTTTTACTTCTTTGATCCCAGTCAGATTGCGGCCGGCGAAGTCGATACGGCGCAGCCCTTTCGGTTAGGCGGAATGGTCAAAGAAGGCTCCTTTGAGCGTACGCCTGAGTCACTCGATATTCGCTTCGTCGTTACTGATTTTGCCCATGATGTCACGGTGCGTTATACCGGCTTACTACCGGATTTGTTTCGTGAGGGGCAGGGTGTTGTGGCCACCGGGCAGCTCAACGCCGACGGCGTGTTTGAAGCCGAGACCATTCTTGCGAAGCACGATGAAAACTACATGCCGCCCGAAGTCGCCGACGCATTAAAAGTTCAGCATAACAATGACGACGGTGCCAAATGA
- the ccmD gene encoding heme exporter protein CcmD, whose protein sequence is MMEWLQMNGDGIYVWPCYVITLLVLIANVQVARSNRRKWLSRAAERARLAKQSERRS, encoded by the coding sequence ATGATGGAATGGCTGCAGATGAACGGCGATGGCATTTACGTCTGGCCGTGCTATGTCATCACATTGTTGGTGCTGATCGCCAATGTGCAGGTAGCCCGTTCGAATCGGCGTAAGTGGTTGTCACGTGCGGCGGAACGTGCGCGGCTCGCGAAGCAGTCCGAGAGGCGCTCATGA
- the ccmC gene encoding heme ABC transporter permease CcmC, which yields MNWFYRMSSPPHFYRWAGAAIPWVLWPAVALGIVAAYLGLVRAPQDYQMGDTVRIMYVHVPSAWLSLMSYSSMAVAAAIGWIWRMKLAHAVAAAIAPAGASLTFLALVTGAIWGKPTWGTYWVWDARLTSELVLLFLFMGVILLRNAYEDRPQGDRAAAILTIVGVVNVPIIHFSVKWWNTLHQTASVSVTGKSGIDASLLWPLLLMMLAFTLYLVALVLMRTRNEVLRREQRKRWVIELVSS from the coding sequence ATGAACTGGTTCTATCGCATGAGCTCACCTCCGCACTTTTATCGGTGGGCGGGGGCGGCCATTCCTTGGGTCTTGTGGCCGGCCGTAGCGCTGGGCATTGTCGCCGCGTACCTCGGTCTTGTGCGTGCGCCACAGGATTACCAGATGGGCGATACCGTGCGCATCATGTATGTGCATGTGCCGTCAGCGTGGCTGTCGCTGATGAGTTACTCCTCAATGGCCGTCGCGGCGGCGATCGGTTGGATTTGGCGCATGAAACTGGCGCATGCCGTGGCCGCAGCCATTGCACCCGCCGGCGCGTCTTTAACCTTCTTAGCGCTCGTTACCGGTGCCATCTGGGGTAAGCCCACATGGGGGACGTATTGGGTATGGGATGCGCGCCTAACGTCTGAACTTGTTCTGCTTTTTTTATTTATGGGCGTGATCTTATTGCGTAATGCCTATGAGGACCGACCGCAAGGTGACCGCGCCGCGGCGATATTGACGATCGTCGGCGTGGTGAACGTGCCGATCATTCACTTTTCGGTGAAGTGGTGGAATACATTGCACCAAACGGCAAGTGTCTCCGTGACCGGTAAATCCGGGATCGACGCGAGTTTGTTGTGGCCGCTCCTGTTGATGATGCTTGCCTTTACACTCTACTTGGTCGCGTTGGTGCTGATGCGCACCCGCAACGAGGTACTTCGTCGCGAACAGCGAAAGCGTTGGGTCATTGAGTTGGTGTCATCATGA